A window from Schistosoma haematobium chromosome 1, whole genome shotgun sequence encodes these proteins:
- a CDS encoding hypothetical protein (EggNog:ENOG410VEFD~COG:T), giving the protein MTRSLNIMNAEKESINTSYNTDKFDLNEIGSQNTDGTSFTSSSSIKLQVTAEKSMFQSAIGGIISCIGGAVGTGNIWRFPRILATNSTSGGALTFYIIWIIILFFWSIPILIVEYSLGRFTRNSVPLAFCKFFGQKFFWLGAWLVTVIFFLSCYYPVVLGWCIYYFYISCVYSLPKTEEEGLSIFNNFAEHSYWPVLTQFLAVALSGICLAGGVKWIEKANIILVPLLLFIIVFMFGWAITRQYAEIGITFLFTPSWSTFTYPNLWIAAAGQNAFDTSSGMGIMTTYSTFMSRDSRIVAYSFLIPIINNLVSLYASIMIFSTVFSTIIQTSPTVTRSAIVKLIKTSGPGSTGLTFTWIPVLFSKFGLFGRILCALFFLCLVCAGISSLLSITQIGVLAMKELNVPHRLAVAIALIASALIGIPSAIYLDFLTNQDNTWGYGLVISGFLFCLLVIVYGPNRYRRVLINEFGINDCHLSIFWVPLIAFLVPLQSVVLLGWWMYESITTDPNWYHLNWTSLLTTLLEWFVAVIGLLILNWILYRTNILSKALNKAHGCDPYNPATYENTDEQMENTSINNKEFNNIDGSTICTRL; this is encoded by the exons CCATCAAGCTACAAGTTACAGCAGAAAAGTCTATGTTTCAGTCTGCTATTGGTGGAATCATATCATGTATTGGAGGTGCTGTAGGTACGGGAAATATCTGGCGCTTTCCACGTATTTTAGCAACTAATAGCACTTCCGGTG GTGcattaacattttatattatatgGATTATAATACTATTTTTTTGGTCTATCCCGATTCTTATTGTGGAATATTCACTTGGAAGATTTACTAGAAATTCTGTTCCATTGGcattttgtaaattttttgGACAAAAATTCTTCTGGCTAGGTGCATGGTTGGTGACAGTAATTTTCTTTTTGAG CTGTTATTATCCTGTTGTACTTGGATGGTGTATCTATTATTTCTATATATCTTGTGTGTATTCTTTACCGAAAACAGAAGAAGAAGGTTtatcaattttcaataattttgcaGAA CATTCCTATTGGCCAGTACTTACTCAGTTTCTGGCAGTCGCCTTAAGTGGTATTTGTTTAGCCGGTGGAGTTAAATGGATTGAAAAAGCCAATATTATTCTTGTCCCACTATTGCTATTCATAATTGTGTTCATGTTCGGTTGGGCAATAACTAGACAATATGCAGAAATCGGTATTACATTTTTATTCACTCCATCTTGGA GCACTTTTACATATCCCAATCTTTGGATTGCAGCTGCTGGTCAAAATGCTTTTGATACAAGTTCTGGTATGGGTATAATGACAACCTATTCTACATTTATGTCAAGAGATTCTAGAATAGTAGCTTACAGTTTTCTTATcccaataataaataatcttgTAAG CTTATATGCATCTATAATGATATTTTCAACTGTGTTTTCGACAATCATACAAACAAGTCCTACAGTTACTCGCTCAGCAATTGTAAAACTTATAAAGACTTCTGGGCCTGGAAGTACAGGACTTACTTTTACTTG GATACCTGTCTTATTTTCTAAATTCGGTTTATTTGGTCGAATTCTATGCGCATTGTTTTTCCTATGCCTTGTATGTGCTGGAATAAGTTCATTACTGTCAATTACTCAGATAGGTGTACTTGCAATGAAAGAATTGAATG TACCTCATCGGTTAGCCGTTGCTATTGCTTTAATTGCATCAGCTCTTATTGGTATACCTTCAGCAATCTATCTTGACTTTTTAACAAATCAA GATAATACATGGGGATATGGACTTGTAATTTCTGGATTTTTATTTTGTCTATTAGTTATTGTTTATGGTCCAAATCGTTATCGACGTGTTCTTATTAATGAATTTGGTATAAATGATTGTCATTTATCAATTTTTTGGGTTCCACTTATAGC ATTTTTAGTCCCCTTACAATCAGTTGTACTATTAGGCTGGTGGATGTATGAATCCATAACTACCGATCCAAATTGGTATCATCTAAACTGGACATCACTGTTAACAACATTGTTAGAA TGGTTCGTCGCCGTGATTGGCCTATTAATTTTAAACTGGATACTTTATCGAACAAATATACTCAGTAAAGCTTTAAATAAAGCTCATGGTTGTGATCCGTATAATCCAGCAACTTATGAAAATACAGACGAACAAATGGAAAATACTAGTATTAACAATAAAGAATTTAATAATATTGATGGTAGCACTATTTGTACTCGGTTATAA